In Vitis vinifera cultivar Pinot Noir 40024 chromosome 11, ASM3070453v1, a genomic segment contains:
- the LOC100263653 gene encoding uncharacterized protein LOC100263653 isoform X1, which produces MGSSSSRLGSRSSRPRLNRRLSSLICGGSTSRAQPEIEDCPAELLVNAIEHNDPVTVEQSSTKASHLASSAGTAFTSTRTETGTSSESSSAAREDTSFINDLSNIETSNRGKCLSESKELIPPHLVSDEPSQVDPYWERSSNIASASFKDLHPLDPVSANARANMGAVNVHNSMDKDRSNSGAGVIHSSSSHAPEHRASYSDGASAENHVSGVSAIDNSSSVSVPAVTDSPVTLHSQGDESIQEAIPSGLGIVVSDRADRERGRRDGSVLHVDVVSISSNILSSTTAEVSNREARRNSRRLFWDAFSRRSSRRHSDSPTIVFSTDDTDDLGSHDRWLLDFSGDFFEDGVGGDSGYLGSRIHSMNERRWHSRSEIWERLRGGLDESSRRTTTCPTGLHPDGMCSCDSFLMAEESSTRASISRIVMLAEALFEVLDEIHRQPVSLALSMVSLPAPESVVDSFPLKNHKKADTAQSGEDVAQCYICLAEYEEGDKIRVLPCHHEYHMSCVDKWLKEIHGYCHSCPVLTCLAFVLFFFPLQILLIRFCFTGCAHYAAEMFVRALLVVLSQTERPPLFDSIVHIHVNRGNVLFKCCIYLPQKIFLYLNFNRIFSKFHTW; this is translated from the exons ATGGGCTCCAGCAGCAGTCGTCTGGGTTCGCGTTCTTCTCGGCCACGACTCAACCGCAGGCTCTCCTCTCTTATCTGCGGTGGCTCCACTTCTCGAGCTCAGCCCGAG ATTGAAGATTGTCCAGCTGAATTACTGGTGAATGCTATAGAACACAATGATCCTGTGACTGTCGAACAAAGCTCAACAAAGGCATCCCATTTGGCCTCCAGTGCTGGGACTGCATTTACCAGCACCAGAACTGAAACAGGAACTTCATCTGAGAGCAGTAGCGCAGCAAGGGAAGATACTTCTTTTATCAATGATTTAAGCAATATCGAAACAAGTAATCGAGGGAAATGCTTATCTGAAAGTAAGGAATTGATTCCTCCTCATCTGGTAAGTGATGAACCTAGTCAAGTTGATCCTTATTGGGAGAGAAGTAGTAATATAGCTAGTGCTTCATTTAAGGATCTGCATCCTTTGGACCCTGTCTCTGCAAATGCAAGGGCTAACATGGGTGCTGTAAATGTTCATAACTCAATGGACAAGGATAGGTCTAACAGTGGTGCAGGGGTCATACATTCAAGCAGTTCGCATGCTCCAGAGCATAGAGCTTCATATTCAGATGGGGCATCTGCTGAAAATCATGTGAGCGGAGTATCAGCCATTGATAATTCTAGTTCTGTTTCTGTTCCTGCTGTCACTGACTCACCAGTGACTTTGCACTCACAAGGAGATGAATCCATTCAAGAGGCGATACCTTCAGGTCTGGGAATTGTGGTCTCCGATCGGGCTGATAGGGAGCGAGGTCGGAGAGATGGAAGTGTACTTCATGTTGATGTGGTGAGCATCTCTTCCAACATTTTGTCTAGTACCACTGCTGAAGTAAGTAACCGTGAGGCAAGAAGGAATAGTAGAAGACTGTTCTGGGATGCCTTTTCAAGACGCAGTTCTCGAAGGCATAGTGATTCCCCAACCATTGTCTTCTCAACAGATGATACTGATGACCTAGGATCTCATGACAGATGGCTCCTTGATTTCAGTGGTGATTTCTTTGAAGATGGGGTTGGAGGTGACTCTGGCTACCTGGGTAGTAGAATCCACAGCATGAATGAGCGAAGGTGGCACTCAAGATCGGAG ATATGGGAAAGGCTTCGTGGTGGGCTTGATGAGAGTAGTCGGCGAACTACTACTTGTCCAACAGGCCTCCACCCTGATGGTATGTGCTCCTGCGATTCCTTCTTGATGGCTGAAGAATCTAGCACTCGAGCAAGCATCTCCCGAATAGTCATGCTAGCTGAAGCCTTATTTGAG GTCTTGGATGAAATTCACCGCCAACCTGTCTCACTGGCACTGTCTATGGTATCACTCCCTGCCCCAGAGTCGGTTGTTGACTCTTTTCCTCTCAAGAATCACAAAAAGGCCGACACAGCTCAGAGTGGGGAGGATGTGGCACA GTGCTACATTTGTCTGGCTGAGTATGAGGAAGGTGATAAAATTAGAGTTCTTCCCTGCCACCATGAGTATCATATGTCATGTGTTGATAAATGGCTCAAAGAAATACATGGGTATTGTCATTCCTGTCCAGTGCTCACTTGCCTTGcatttgtcctttttttttttcctcttcaaaTTTTACTAATTAGGTTTTGCTTCACAGGGTGTGCCCACTATGCCGCGGAGATGTTCGTGAGGGCCTTACTGGTGGTTCTGTCTCAAACGGAGAGACCCCCTCTCTTTGATAGCATTGTACATATCCATGTAAATAGGGGCAATGTGCTCTTTAAATGTTGTATTTACCTCCCTcaaaagatatttttgtatCTGAATTTTAACcgtatattttcaaaattccatacTTGGTAG
- the LOC100263653 gene encoding uncharacterized protein LOC100263653 isoform X2 produces MGSSSSRLGSRSSRPRLNRRLSSLICGGSTSRAQPEIEDCPAELLVNAIEHNDPVTVEQSSTKASHLASSAGTAFTSTRTETGTSSESSSAAREDTSFINDLSNIETSNRGKCLSESKELIPPHLVSDEPSQVDPYWERSSNIASASFKDLHPLDPVSANARANMGAVNVHNSMDKDRSNSGAGVIHSSSSHAPEHRASYSDGASAENHVSGVSAIDNSSSVSVPAVTDSPVTLHSQGDESIQEAIPSGLGIVVSDRADRERGRRDGSVLHVDVVSISSNILSSTTAEVSNREARRNSRRLFWDAFSRRSSRRHSDSPTIVFSTDDTDDLGSHDRWLLDFSGDFFEDGVGGDSGYLGSRIHSMNERRWHSRSEIWERLRGGLDESSRRTTTCPTGLHPDGMCSCDSFLMAEESSTRASISRIVMLAEALFEVLDEIHRQPVSLALSMVSLPAPESVVDSFPLKNHKKADTAQSGEDVAQCYICLAEYEEGDKIRVLPCHHEYHMSCVDKWLKEIHGVCPLCRGDVREGLTGGSVSNGETPSL; encoded by the exons ATGGGCTCCAGCAGCAGTCGTCTGGGTTCGCGTTCTTCTCGGCCACGACTCAACCGCAGGCTCTCCTCTCTTATCTGCGGTGGCTCCACTTCTCGAGCTCAGCCCGAG ATTGAAGATTGTCCAGCTGAATTACTGGTGAATGCTATAGAACACAATGATCCTGTGACTGTCGAACAAAGCTCAACAAAGGCATCCCATTTGGCCTCCAGTGCTGGGACTGCATTTACCAGCACCAGAACTGAAACAGGAACTTCATCTGAGAGCAGTAGCGCAGCAAGGGAAGATACTTCTTTTATCAATGATTTAAGCAATATCGAAACAAGTAATCGAGGGAAATGCTTATCTGAAAGTAAGGAATTGATTCCTCCTCATCTGGTAAGTGATGAACCTAGTCAAGTTGATCCTTATTGGGAGAGAAGTAGTAATATAGCTAGTGCTTCATTTAAGGATCTGCATCCTTTGGACCCTGTCTCTGCAAATGCAAGGGCTAACATGGGTGCTGTAAATGTTCATAACTCAATGGACAAGGATAGGTCTAACAGTGGTGCAGGGGTCATACATTCAAGCAGTTCGCATGCTCCAGAGCATAGAGCTTCATATTCAGATGGGGCATCTGCTGAAAATCATGTGAGCGGAGTATCAGCCATTGATAATTCTAGTTCTGTTTCTGTTCCTGCTGTCACTGACTCACCAGTGACTTTGCACTCACAAGGAGATGAATCCATTCAAGAGGCGATACCTTCAGGTCTGGGAATTGTGGTCTCCGATCGGGCTGATAGGGAGCGAGGTCGGAGAGATGGAAGTGTACTTCATGTTGATGTGGTGAGCATCTCTTCCAACATTTTGTCTAGTACCACTGCTGAAGTAAGTAACCGTGAGGCAAGAAGGAATAGTAGAAGACTGTTCTGGGATGCCTTTTCAAGACGCAGTTCTCGAAGGCATAGTGATTCCCCAACCATTGTCTTCTCAACAGATGATACTGATGACCTAGGATCTCATGACAGATGGCTCCTTGATTTCAGTGGTGATTTCTTTGAAGATGGGGTTGGAGGTGACTCTGGCTACCTGGGTAGTAGAATCCACAGCATGAATGAGCGAAGGTGGCACTCAAGATCGGAG ATATGGGAAAGGCTTCGTGGTGGGCTTGATGAGAGTAGTCGGCGAACTACTACTTGTCCAACAGGCCTCCACCCTGATGGTATGTGCTCCTGCGATTCCTTCTTGATGGCTGAAGAATCTAGCACTCGAGCAAGCATCTCCCGAATAGTCATGCTAGCTGAAGCCTTATTTGAG GTCTTGGATGAAATTCACCGCCAACCTGTCTCACTGGCACTGTCTATGGTATCACTCCCTGCCCCAGAGTCGGTTGTTGACTCTTTTCCTCTCAAGAATCACAAAAAGGCCGACACAGCTCAGAGTGGGGAGGATGTGGCACA GTGCTACATTTGTCTGGCTGAGTATGAGGAAGGTGATAAAATTAGAGTTCTTCCCTGCCACCATGAGTATCATATGTCATGTGTTGATAAATGGCTCAAAGAAATACATGG GGTGTGCCCACTATGCCGCGGAGATGTTCGTGAGGGCCTTACTGGTGGTTCTGTCTCAAACGGAGAGACCCCCTCTCTTTGA